The following are from one region of the Cytobacillus firmus genome:
- a CDS encoding DUF3813 domain-containing protein, whose protein sequence is MGNRLFQEARKYVEIAKNSAGEETVSRAKNALSSAFANSTAAEQAQLREMQQELEQYTQYR, encoded by the coding sequence ATGGGTAACAGATTATTTCAGGAAGCCAGAAAATATGTGGAAATAGCCAAAAATTCTGCAGGCGAAGAAACTGTTTCCCGAGCGAAAAATGCTTTAAGTTCTGCATTTGCCAACTCCACTGCAGCTGAACAGGCACAGCTCCGGGAGATGCAGCAGGAGCTTGAACAATATACGCAGTATCGCTAA
- a CDS encoding Cof-type HAD-IIB family hydrolase encodes MAEKHLIALDLDGTLLKDDKTISAKTKMIIQKAREQGHEVMIATGRPFRSSEIYYREMGLTTPIVNFNGAYIHHPKDHNWGVYHTPLQMNVAKEIVEAVNSYTIHNIVAEVIDDVYLHYHDEKLLDIFGFGDPNITTGDLRSYLKENPTSMLIHTDEEHVKSIRNHLSEVHAEVIDHRRWAAPWHVIEIVKTGLNKAVGLKKAADYFQIPPERIIAFGDEDNDLEMLEFAGYGIAMGNAIDQVKNIAKEVTLTNEEDGIGLYLNDLLNLKAL; translated from the coding sequence ATGGCAGAAAAACATTTAATTGCATTGGACCTTGATGGCACATTATTAAAAGATGACAAAACCATCTCGGCTAAAACTAAAATGATTATTCAAAAGGCACGCGAACAAGGGCATGAAGTAATGATTGCCACTGGAAGGCCATTTCGCTCGAGTGAAATTTACTATCGTGAAATGGGTTTGACTACGCCGATTGTCAATTTCAATGGTGCATATATACATCATCCTAAAGACCATAATTGGGGTGTTTACCACACACCACTGCAAATGAACGTGGCAAAGGAAATTGTCGAAGCCGTTAATAGCTATACTATTCATAATATCGTGGCAGAAGTTATTGATGATGTTTATTTGCACTACCATGATGAGAAGCTTCTCGACATCTTTGGTTTTGGCGATCCGAATATTACGACGGGAGATTTGCGCAGTTACTTAAAAGAAAATCCGACAAGCATGCTGATCCATACTGATGAGGAACATGTAAAATCCATCAGAAATCATCTTTCCGAGGTCCATGCCGAAGTAATTGACCACCGCAGATGGGCGGCTCCCTGGCATGTCATTGAAATCGTGAAAACAGGACTGAATAAAGCTGTTGGCCTCAAAAAAGCAGCTGATTACTTCCAAATACCACCCGAGCGGATCATTGCTTTTGGCGATGAGGACAATGATCTTGAAATGCTTGAATTTGCAGGCTACGGGATTGCCATGGGCAATGCGATCGACCAGGTGAAAAATATTGCCAAAGAGGTCACATTAACCAATGAGGAAGATGGAATCGGCCTTTACCTAAATGACTTATTAAATCTTAAAGCTCTTTAA